A region from the Pseudomonas cucumis genome encodes:
- a CDS encoding alpha/beta hydrolase family protein produces MNLQDMPSLAPTQLELPLPTGTPGESFNEPAADGFILGGFTWRHANQDPTRPVVIINAATSVRCRHYSRFADYLFTNGFDVITYDYRGIGESRPASLKGLEASWSDWGALDFEAMLQRAQREFAQQPINVVGHSFGGCAAGLGTSGHVIRRLVTVGAQFAYWRDYAPAHRWRMFGKWHVVMPLMTMLYGYFPGKRLGWLEDTPAGVVRDWSMPTARYEKRPSGRVIHTKNSQLPFANVTAKTLAISLSDDPYGTIPAIERLLDYFTGSTNTHLRITPADIGEEKVGHFAFFRSAYQATLWPIALSWLQTGELAPDTPGRRVPRS; encoded by the coding sequence ATGAATTTGCAGGACATGCCCTCACTGGCCCCGACGCAACTTGAATTGCCGTTACCCACCGGCACACCTGGTGAATCTTTCAACGAGCCCGCCGCCGACGGTTTCATCCTTGGCGGCTTCACCTGGCGGCATGCCAATCAAGACCCAACGCGCCCAGTGGTGATCATCAACGCCGCTACTTCAGTTCGTTGCCGACACTACTCGCGCTTCGCCGATTACCTGTTCACCAACGGCTTCGACGTAATCACCTATGACTACCGCGGCATCGGCGAGTCGCGCCCTGCGTCGTTGAAAGGGCTTGAGGCCTCTTGGTCCGACTGGGGCGCACTGGATTTCGAGGCGATGCTGCAAAGGGCGCAACGCGAGTTTGCGCAACAACCCATCAATGTCGTCGGCCACAGCTTCGGCGGTTGCGCGGCCGGGCTGGGAACCTCCGGGCATGTGATCCGACGGCTGGTGACGGTGGGGGCTCAGTTCGCTTACTGGCGCGACTACGCCCCTGCTCATCGCTGGCGAATGTTTGGCAAGTGGCATGTGGTGATGCCATTGATGACCATGCTTTACGGCTACTTTCCCGGCAAACGCCTCGGCTGGCTCGAAGACACCCCGGCCGGTGTAGTTCGCGACTGGAGCATGCCCACCGCCCGATACGAGAAACGCCCCAGCGGTCGTGTCATCCACACTAAAAATAGTCAGCTCCCCTTCGCCAACGTCACTGCCAAAACCCTGGCGATCAGCCTCAGCGACGACCCCTACGGCACGATTCCGGCGATCGAACGCCTGCTCGATTACTTCACTGGCAGTACAAACACCCACCTGCGAATCACCCCCGCAGATATCGGCGAAGAAAAAGTCGGACATTTCGCCTTTTTTCGCAGCGCATACCAAGCCACACTATGGCCCATTGCATTGTCCTGGCTGCAGACCGGCGAGCTGGCCCCCGATACACCCGGGCGGCGAGTGCCACGCAGTTGA
- a CDS encoding carboxypeptidase regulatory-like domain-containing protein: MKNVHSFMLPIAAVGVLMFPVVLNAASLEPIDSTGVQVQQQQQNGITYLSGGIGVDEARAIQQAQGYNLHMTFSIGAEGKYVPDVNLVIQKDPGQPVLTLSEAGPLVYVQLPPGKYTVVATRNGEERRDTAEVGSGAARNLVFHWGSEN, translated from the coding sequence ATGAAGAACGTCCATTCATTCATGCTGCCCATCGCCGCCGTCGGCGTACTGATGTTTCCAGTCGTGCTTAACGCCGCCAGTCTTGAACCGATCGACAGCACAGGCGTGCAAGTCCAGCAGCAACAGCAAAACGGAATTACTTACCTGTCCGGGGGGATTGGAGTGGATGAGGCTCGAGCCATTCAACAAGCGCAGGGCTACAACCTGCACATGACTTTCTCCATCGGGGCAGAGGGCAAATATGTTCCGGATGTAAATTTGGTCATTCAAAAAGACCCGGGGCAACCCGTGCTGACGCTGAGCGAAGCCGGCCCGTTGGTTTATGTTCAGCTGCCACCTGGCAAGTACACCGTCGTCGCGACACGCAATGGTGAGGAACGGCGTGATACGGCGGAGGTAGGAAGTGGTGCCGCTCGCAATCTTGTCTTCCATTGGGGGAGTGAAAACTAA
- a CDS encoding TSUP family transporter, with protein sequence MSWDLIGMLALVAFFAGFFDAIAGGGGLITLPALFLAGVDPISAIATNKFQAASATVSATVTFARKGMIEWREGRFLVICGFMGGASGALLVSSIDKRYLEVCVPIMLILVAIYFALSPKLANEDRRKRIGILLFSFTVAPILGFYDGIFGPGVGSFFIVGFVLLCGLGMMRAMSFTKLANASCNLGSLSVFITKGVIIWPIAIAMALAAFIGAQLGARAAVRVGPRLIKPMLIVVCCALAIKLLSVESNPLRVAVLESLASL encoded by the coding sequence ATGTCTTGGGATTTAATAGGCATGTTGGCGCTTGTCGCTTTTTTCGCCGGTTTTTTTGATGCGATTGCCGGTGGTGGAGGCTTGATCACCTTACCTGCATTGTTTCTGGCCGGTGTAGATCCGATCAGTGCAATTGCAACGAACAAGTTTCAGGCCGCTTCGGCAACTGTTTCGGCCACTGTAACCTTTGCTCGCAAAGGAATGATCGAGTGGCGCGAAGGCCGTTTCCTGGTGATCTGCGGATTTATGGGTGGCGCCAGTGGTGCCTTGCTGGTCAGCTCTATTGATAAGCGCTATCTGGAAGTTTGCGTGCCTATCATGCTGATTCTGGTGGCTATCTATTTTGCGCTCTCACCAAAGCTGGCCAATGAAGATCGACGCAAGAGAATTGGTATTCTGCTTTTTTCGTTTACCGTGGCGCCGATCCTGGGCTTTTACGACGGTATATTTGGCCCCGGTGTGGGCTCTTTCTTTATTGTCGGTTTTGTACTTCTCTGCGGCTTGGGCATGATGCGGGCCATGAGTTTTACCAAACTTGCCAACGCCTCATGCAACCTGGGTTCTTTGTCGGTCTTCATTACCAAGGGTGTGATTATTTGGCCGATTGCCATAGCCATGGCTCTGGCGGCCTTCATCGGCGCTCAATTGGGTGCACGAGCCGCTGTTCGCGTCGGTCCACGGTTGATTAAACCCATGTTGATCGTGGTCTGCTGCGCCTTAGCCATCAAGCTGCTGAGCGTAGAAAGCAATCCCTTGCGCGTCGCGGTCCTTGAATCGTTGGCTTCGCTGTGA
- a CDS encoding oxidative damage protection protein, whose translation MTRTIMCRKYKEELPALERAPFPGAKGQDIFDHVSAQAWADWQKHQTLLINEKRLNMMNAEDRKYLQGEMDKFFSGEEYAKAEGYVPPAQ comes from the coding sequence ATGACCCGCACCATCATGTGCCGCAAGTACAAAGAAGAATTGCCCGCCCTGGAGCGCGCTCCATTTCCGGGTGCAAAAGGTCAGGACATTTTTGACCACGTCTCGGCCCAGGCCTGGGCCGACTGGCAGAAACACCAGACCCTGCTGATCAACGAAAAACGCCTGAACATGATGAACGCCGAAGACCGCAAATATCTTCAAGGCGAGATGGACAAGTTCTTTTCCGGCGAGGAATACGCCAAGGCTGAAGGCTACGTTCCGCCTGCTCAATAA
- the mutY gene encoding A/G-specific adenine glycosylase — protein sequence MRAEQFSTAVLDWYDRHGRHDLPWQQGITPYRVWVSEIMLQQTQVSTVLNYFDRFMASLPTVEALAAAPEDEVLHLWTGLGYYTRARNLQKTAKIVVAEYGGEFPRDVEKLTDLPGIGLSTAGAIASLSMGLRAPILDGNVKRVLTRFTAQEGYPGEPKVAKQLWANAERFTPHDRVNAYTQAMMDLGATLCTRSKPSCLLCPLEKGCEAHMLGLETRYPIPKPRKAVPQKRTLMPMLANGEGAILLYRRPSTGLWGGLWSLPELDDLDDLQHLASQHSLELGSQQALPSLVHTFSHFQLSIEPWLVQVQEAGHHVAEADWLWYNLATPPRLGLAAPVKTLLERAAAVLNAGESS from the coding sequence ATGAGAGCCGAGCAATTTTCAACGGCGGTGCTGGATTGGTACGACCGCCACGGCCGCCACGATTTGCCTTGGCAACAGGGCATCACCCCTTACCGGGTGTGGGTCTCGGAAATCATGTTGCAGCAAACCCAGGTCAGCACTGTGCTGAACTACTTCGACCGTTTCATGGCCTCGCTGCCGACGGTCGAAGCCCTGGCCGCCGCGCCGGAAGACGAAGTGCTGCACCTGTGGACCGGCCTCGGTTACTACACCCGCGCGCGCAACTTGCAGAAGACCGCGAAGATTGTCGTTGCCGAATATGGCGGCGAGTTTCCCCGTGATGTGGAAAAGCTCACCGACCTGCCGGGTATCGGCCTGTCCACCGCCGGCGCGATTGCCAGCCTGAGCATGGGCCTGCGGGCGCCGATCCTCGATGGCAACGTCAAACGCGTGCTGACGCGTTTTACCGCGCAAGAGGGGTATCCGGGCGAGCCCAAGGTTGCCAAACAGCTGTGGGCCAACGCTGAACGCTTCACGCCACATGATCGGGTCAACGCCTACACCCAGGCGATGATGGACCTGGGCGCCACGCTCTGCACCCGCAGCAAACCGAGCTGTCTGCTCTGCCCGCTGGAAAAGGGCTGCGAGGCGCACATGCTTGGCCTGGAAACCCGCTACCCGATTCCCAAACCGCGCAAAGCCGTGCCACAGAAGCGCACGCTGATGCCGATGCTCGCCAACGGCGAAGGGGCGATTCTGCTTTACCGTCGCCCTTCCACGGGCCTGTGGGGCGGTCTCTGGAGCCTGCCGGAACTCGACGACCTCGACGACCTGCAACATCTGGCTTCGCAGCACTCGCTGGAACTGGGCAGCCAACAGGCACTGCCGAGCCTGGTGCACACGTTCAGCCACTTTCAATTATCCATCGAACCCTGGCTGGTTCAGGTCCAGGAGGCCGGCCATCACGTGGCCGAGGCCGACTGGCTCTGGTATAACCTCGCCACCCCGCCGCGCCTGGGCCTTGCCGCCCCGGTCAAAACCTTGCTCGAACGCGCGGCCGCCGTATTGAACGCAGGAGAGTCGTCATGA
- a CDS encoding AsmA family protein, which translates to MKAFGKILGLVLLGLLLIIVALGFALTHLFDPNDYKDEIRQIARDKAHIELTLNGDIGWSLFPWLGLELHEASVATLAKPTEPFADLQMLGLSVRVIPLLRREVQMSDVRVEGLNLRLNRDKNGHGNWEDIGKAPATPSASATPPTATGEPAPTTTAQAEKPSQPIRLDIDSLTVNNARVEYSDEKTGKQFSAESIQLSTGPVHDSTNIPIKLTAFLGTNQPVLRVRTELAGELRFERALQRYKFEDMKLSGEVAGDPLQGKTMTFAAQGQLLLDKAANVAEWTGIKISANQLRALGELKANDLDKTPQISGGLSIAQFDLAKFVDSIGQKLPAMAEGSLSKVELVSQVAATPTSLSLDSLTLKLDDSTFSGRIAVEDFARQSLRVNLKADTFNVDRYLPPKSAEANSAKQVRQAEVASTESEAMAGAGSSPLPPSPTKGPWSTERLLPVERLSKLDVNADLTFGQLTLDKLPIQNAALKATGQGGLLTLENLRGNLYDGDFEAKGTLDVRQQVPALNMQTRINKVPVEKILESQGKNPPVQGLVTLDSALTSSGNSQSVLIDNLNGKASFVINNGVLLNANLEQQLCKGIATLNRKTLTGEPRGKDTPFEELKGNLTFHNGVANNPDLKVRIPGMTVNGNGDIDLRVLGMDYRVGVIVEGDKSDMPDPACQVSERFVGIEWPLRCRGPLELGAKACRVDNERMGQVASKLAGERISEKIDEKLGDKVSPELKNALKGLFKR; encoded by the coding sequence ATGAAAGCGTTCGGCAAAATCCTGGGTCTGGTACTTCTCGGGCTGTTGCTGATCATTGTGGCGCTGGGCTTTGCCCTGACCCACCTCTTCGATCCCAACGACTATAAAGACGAGATTCGCCAGATTGCCCGCGACAAGGCCCACATCGAGCTGACGCTCAATGGCGATATCGGCTGGAGCCTGTTTCCCTGGCTGGGCCTTGAATTGCACGAAGCCAGTGTTGCGACCCTGGCCAAGCCAACCGAGCCGTTTGCTGACTTGCAGATGCTCGGCCTGTCGGTCCGCGTGATTCCGTTGCTGCGCCGCGAAGTGCAGATGAGCGATGTGCGCGTCGAAGGCCTGAACCTGCGCCTGAATCGCGACAAGAACGGCCACGGCAACTGGGAAGACATCGGCAAGGCCCCGGCCACCCCGAGTGCCTCGGCCACGCCGCCCACCGCTACCGGCGAACCTGCGCCAACGACTACCGCGCAGGCAGAAAAACCGTCCCAGCCGATCCGCCTGGACATCGACAGCCTGACCGTCAACAACGCCCGCGTTGAATACAGCGACGAGAAAACCGGCAAGCAGTTCAGCGCCGAAAGCATCCAGCTGAGCACTGGCCCGGTACATGACTCGACCAACATACCGATCAAACTCACCGCGTTCCTCGGTACCAACCAACCGGTTCTGCGGGTGCGCACCGAGCTGGCCGGCGAGTTGCGTTTCGAGCGTGCGCTGCAGCGCTACAAATTCGAAGACATGAAACTCTCCGGCGAAGTCGCTGGTGATCCGCTGCAAGGCAAGACCATGACCTTCGCCGCTCAAGGCCAGTTGCTGCTGGACAAGGCCGCCAACGTCGCCGAATGGACCGGTATCAAGATCTCCGCCAACCAACTGCGCGCCTTGGGCGAACTGAAGGCCAACGACCTCGACAAGACCCCGCAAATCAGCGGCGGCCTGTCGATTGCTCAATTCGATCTGGCGAAATTCGTCGACAGCATCGGCCAGAAACTCCCGGCGATGGCCGAGGGCAGCCTGAGCAAAGTTGAGCTGGTGAGCCAAGTTGCCGCCACGCCGACCAGTCTGTCCCTCGATAGTCTCACCCTGAAACTCGACGACAGCACGTTCAGCGGCCGCATCGCTGTCGAGGACTTCGCCAGGCAATCTCTACGAGTGAACCTCAAGGCTGACACCTTCAACGTCGATCGTTACTTGCCGCCAAAATCCGCCGAAGCCAACAGCGCGAAGCAGGTGCGTCAGGCCGAAGTGGCCAGCACCGAGAGTGAGGCGATGGCTGGCGCGGGCAGTTCACCGCTGCCACCCTCACCGACCAAAGGCCCGTGGAGCACCGAGCGTCTGTTGCCGGTGGAGCGTCTGAGCAAACTCGACGTGAACGCCGACCTGACCTTCGGCCAGCTGACCCTCGACAAACTGCCGATTCAGAATGCTGCACTCAAGGCCACAGGCCAAGGCGGCCTGCTGACGCTGGAGAATCTGCGCGGCAATCTGTACGACGGCGACTTCGAAGCCAAAGGTACCCTGGATGTGCGCCAGCAAGTACCGGCACTGAACATGCAGACGCGCATCAACAAAGTACCCGTCGAAAAAATCCTCGAAAGCCAAGGGAAAAATCCACCGGTCCAAGGGCTGGTGACGCTCGATAGCGCGCTGACCAGCAGCGGCAATAGCCAGAGCGTGCTGATCGATAACCTCAACGGCAAGGCCAGTTTCGTCATCAACAACGGCGTGCTGCTCAATGCCAACCTTGAGCAGCAACTGTGCAAAGGCATCGCCACCCTGAATCGCAAAACCCTCACGGGCGAGCCACGGGGCAAGGACACACCGTTTGAAGAGCTCAAGGGCAACCTGACCTTCCACAACGGCGTGGCCAATAACCCCGATCTGAAAGTGCGCATTCCGGGCATGACCGTCAACGGTAATGGCGACATCGACCTGCGGGTGCTGGGCATGGATTACCGCGTCGGCGTGATCGTCGAAGGCGACAAGAGCGACATGCCGGACCCTGCCTGCCAAGTCAGCGAACGCTTCGTCGGCATCGAGTGGCCGCTGCGCTGCCGTGGCCCGCTGGAACTGGGCGCCAAGGCTTGCCGCGTCGACAACGAACGCATGGGACAAGTCGCGAGCAAACTGGCTGGCGAGCGGATCAGCGAAAAAATCGACGAGAAGCTTGGCGATAAAGTCAGCCCGGAATTGAAAAATGCGCTCAAGGGGCTGTTCAAGCGATGA
- a CDS encoding acetyl-CoA sensor PanZ family protein produces the protein MPIIVELLNQATYQDQQDLQKIYRDAPDWLFAPFTGEIQLIEDCLQDGSLIAGRFNDRLLGAARLQRHHDVWHLSHLCVRKITRRRGVAERLVNEAQNMASQSGATLRLLAPAGHLEAQALAAKLKVPLDELPK, from the coding sequence ATGCCGATCATTGTCGAGCTGCTGAACCAAGCCACATATCAGGATCAGCAAGACCTGCAGAAGATCTACCGCGACGCCCCGGACTGGCTGTTTGCGCCATTCACTGGGGAGATACAGCTGATTGAAGACTGCCTGCAGGATGGTTCGCTGATCGCCGGACGCTTCAACGATCGGTTGTTGGGTGCGGCACGTTTGCAGCGGCACCACGACGTCTGGCATTTGTCCCATTTATGCGTACGAAAAATCACCCGTCGCCGTGGCGTTGCCGAGCGCCTGGTGAACGAAGCGCAGAACATGGCGTCGCAATCAGGCGCGACATTGCGGCTGTTGGCGCCTGCCGGGCACCTCGAAGCTCAAGCGCTAGCGGCTAAGCTGAAAGTGCCGCTGGATGAGCTCCCGAAGTGA
- a CDS encoding OFA family MFS transporter translates to MTTSITADGFADQPAFLSKERIIAKPGFNRWLVPPAALAIHLCIGMAYGFSVFWLPLSKALGVTKAVTCAPDMSFIAQVFSSQCDWPISMLGWIYTLFFIFLGCSAAIWGGWLEHAGPRKAGVVSALCWCGGLLISALGVYTHQIWLMWIGSGVIGGIGLGLGYISPVSTLIKWFPDKRGMATGMAIMGFGGGAMVGAPLAAALMGHFASPTSVGVWQSFLVMAAIYFVFMIGGALSYRVPPTGWKPEGWTAPAKKASNSMITHRHVHVNVAWKTPQFRLVWLVLCLNVSAGIGILGMASPLLQEVFAGKLLGTDQTFGQLDAGQLASIAAIAAGFTGLLSLFNIGGRFFWASFSDYLGRKNTYFVFFALGFALYALIPNLGHLGSVALFVAAFCIILSMYGGGFATVPAYLADLFGTQMVGAIHGRLLTAWAAAGVLGPVLVNYLREYQLSIGVERAAAYDITLYILAGLLVLGFLCNLMVRPVADKYFMTDAELAAEQALGHDKGADASTVLEWKADAGTKPLAVAAWLVVGIPLAWGVWVTLQKTAVLFH, encoded by the coding sequence ATGACCACGAGCATCACGGCGGACGGCTTTGCCGACCAGCCCGCGTTCCTGTCCAAGGAACGCATCATCGCCAAGCCCGGTTTTAACCGTTGGCTGGTACCACCGGCCGCGCTGGCCATCCACCTGTGCATCGGCATGGCTTACGGCTTTTCGGTGTTCTGGTTGCCGTTGTCCAAAGCCCTGGGCGTCACCAAAGCCGTGACTTGCGCGCCGGACATGAGCTTCATCGCTCAGGTCTTTTCGTCGCAATGCGACTGGCCGATCTCGATGCTTGGCTGGATCTACACCCTGTTCTTCATCTTCCTCGGCTGCTCGGCAGCAATCTGGGGCGGCTGGCTGGAACACGCAGGTCCTCGCAAGGCCGGTGTTGTGTCGGCACTGTGCTGGTGTGGCGGTCTGCTGATTTCGGCGCTGGGGGTCTATACCCACCAGATCTGGCTGATGTGGATCGGCTCCGGGGTCATTGGCGGTATCGGCCTGGGGCTGGGTTACATCTCGCCGGTCTCGACCCTGATCAAGTGGTTCCCGGATAAGCGCGGCATGGCCACAGGCATGGCGATCATGGGCTTCGGTGGCGGCGCGATGGTTGGTGCTCCACTGGCTGCAGCGCTGATGGGCCACTTCGCTTCGCCGACCAGCGTGGGCGTATGGCAGAGCTTCCTGGTAATGGCTGCGATCTACTTCGTGTTCATGATCGGTGGGGCGCTGTCTTACCGCGTTCCGCCAACTGGCTGGAAGCCTGAAGGCTGGACTGCTCCGGCGAAAAAAGCTTCGAACTCGATGATCACTCACCGTCACGTGCATGTGAATGTGGCGTGGAAAACCCCGCAATTCCGTCTGGTGTGGCTGGTGCTGTGCCTGAACGTTTCGGCGGGTATCGGCATCCTCGGTATGGCTTCGCCGCTGTTGCAGGAAGTCTTCGCCGGTAAATTGCTGGGCACCGACCAGACGTTTGGTCAGCTGGATGCCGGGCAACTGGCCTCGATCGCAGCGATTGCGGCCGGTTTCACCGGTTTGCTGAGCCTGTTCAACATCGGGGGCCGGTTCTTCTGGGCTTCGTTCTCGGACTACCTGGGCCGCAAAAACACTTATTTCGTGTTCTTCGCCCTCGGTTTCGCGCTGTACGCGCTGATCCCGAACCTCGGTCATCTGGGCAGCGTTGCGCTGTTCGTGGCGGCGTTCTGCATCATCCTGTCGATGTACGGCGGTGGTTTTGCGACGGTTCCTGCGTATCTCGCGGACCTGTTCGGTACGCAAATGGTCGGCGCGATCCACGGTCGTCTGCTGACGGCGTGGGCGGCGGCGGGTGTGTTGGGGCCGGTGCTGGTGAACTACCTGCGTGAATATCAGCTGAGCATCGGCGTTGAACGTGCCGCGGCTTACGACATCACGCTGTACATTCTCGCGGGCCTGCTGGTGCTGGGCTTCCTGTGCAACCTGATGGTTCGCCCGGTGGCCGACAAGTATTTCATGACCGACGCCGAACTGGCGGCCGAACAGGCGCTGGGCCATGACAAAGGTGCTGACGCCAGCACCGTGCTGGAGTGGAAAGCGGATGCGGGTACCAAGCCGTTGGCGGTGGCTGCGTGGTTGGTGGTGGGCATTCCGTTGGCCTGGGGTGTTTGGGTGACGCTGCAGAAAACGGCTGTCCTTTTCCACTAA
- the hisB gene encoding imidazoleglycerol-phosphate dehydratase HisB, producing MAERMASVERDTLETQIKASINLDGTGKARFDIGVPFLEHMLDQIARHGLIDLDIVSKGDLHIDDHHTVEDVGITLGQAFTKAIGDKKGIRRYGHAYVPLDEALSRVVIDFSGRPGLQMHVPYTRATVGGFDVDLFQEFFQGFVNHANVTLHIDNLRGHNTHHQIETVFKAFGRALRMAVELDDRMAGQMPSTKGVL from the coding sequence ATGGCCGAACGTATGGCGTCTGTCGAGCGCGACACTCTGGAAACCCAGATCAAAGCCTCGATCAACCTGGATGGCACCGGAAAGGCCCGATTTGATATCGGTGTACCTTTTCTTGAGCACATGCTGGACCAGATCGCCCGTCACGGGCTGATCGACCTGGATATTGTCAGCAAGGGCGACCTGCATATCGACGACCACCACACGGTGGAAGACGTTGGTATCACCCTGGGTCAGGCCTTCACCAAAGCCATCGGCGACAAGAAAGGCATCCGTCGCTACGGCCACGCCTACGTGCCGCTCGATGAAGCGCTGTCGCGCGTGGTGATCGACTTCTCCGGCCGCCCTGGCCTGCAAATGCATGTTCCTTATACCCGCGCGACCGTCGGCGGTTTCGACGTTGACCTGTTCCAGGAATTTTTCCAGGGCTTCGTCAACCACGCCAACGTCACCCTGCACATCGACAATCTGCGTGGGCACAACACCCACCACCAGATCGAAACCGTGTTCAAGGCTTTCGGCCGTGCCCTGCGCATGGCCGTGGAGCTGGATGACCGCATGGCCGGGCAAATGCCGTCGACCAAAGGCGTTCTGTAA
- the hisH gene encoding imidazole glycerol phosphate synthase subunit HisH — protein MQTVAVIDYGMGNLHSVAKALEHVGAGKVLITSDADVIREADRVVFPGVGAIRDCMAEIRRLGFDSLVREVSQDRPFLGICVGMQALLDSSEENNGVDCIGLFPGQVKFFGKDLHEDGEHLKVPHMGWNEVKQTVEHPLWHNIPDLARFYFVHSYYIAAGNARQVVGSGHYGVDFAAALADGSRFAVQFHPEKSHTHGLQLLQNFAAWDGRW, from the coding sequence ATGCAGACGGTCGCGGTTATCGATTACGGCATGGGCAACCTGCACTCGGTGGCCAAGGCCCTCGAGCACGTCGGTGCCGGCAAGGTCTTGATCACCAGCGATGCCGACGTGATTCGCGAAGCCGACCGGGTGGTATTCCCCGGCGTCGGCGCGATTCGTGATTGCATGGCGGAGATCCGTCGCCTGGGCTTCGACTCGCTGGTGCGTGAAGTTAGCCAGGACCGCCCGTTCCTCGGCATCTGCGTGGGCATGCAAGCCTTGCTCGACAGCAGTGAAGAGAACAACGGCGTGGACTGCATTGGCCTGTTCCCGGGCCAGGTGAAGTTCTTCGGCAAAGATCTGCACGAAGACGGCGAACACCTGAAAGTCCCGCACATGGGCTGGAACGAAGTGAAGCAAACGGTAGAACACCCGCTGTGGCACAACATTCCGGACCTGGCGCGTTTCTACTTCGTGCACAGCTACTACATCGCTGCCGGCAATGCGCGGCAGGTGGTGGGTAGCGGTCACTACGGTGTTGATTTCGCCGCTGCGCTGGCCGACGGCTCGCGTTTCGCCGTGCAGTTTCACCCGGAGAAGAGCCATACCCATGGCCTGCAATTGCTGCAGAACTTCGCCGCGTGGGATGGTCGCTGGTAA
- a CDS encoding DUF2164 domain-containing protein, protein MAAKKKPPILTLTPEQENEANHKIKRFMEDRFELDLGSFEAAEILELFTREIAPHYYNRAIFDVQTHLKERFESIESDLWALEKN, encoded by the coding sequence ATGGCTGCCAAAAAGAAGCCGCCGATCCTGACCCTCACTCCCGAGCAGGAGAACGAGGCCAATCACAAGATCAAACGCTTCATGGAGGATCGCTTCGAGCTGGACCTGGGTTCGTTCGAAGCGGCTGAAATCCTTGAGCTGTTTACCCGCGAAATTGCTCCGCACTATTACAACAGGGCGATTTTCGATGTGCAGACGCACCTCAAAGAGAGGTTCGAAAGCATCGAAAGCGACCTGTGGGCGCTCGAGAAAAACTGA
- the hisA gene encoding 1-(5-phosphoribosyl)-5-[(5-phosphoribosylamino)methylideneamino]imidazole-4-carboxamide isomerase, with protein sequence MLIIPAIDLKDGACVRLRQGRMEDSTVFSDDPVSMAAKWVEGGCRRLHLVDLNGAFEGQPVNGEVVTAIAKRYPNLPIQIGGGIRSLETIEHYVKAGVSYVIIGTKAVKDPAFVAEACRAFPGKVIVGLDAKDGFVATDGWAEISTIQVIDLARQFEADGVSAIVYTDIAKDGMMQGCNVSYTAALAAATKIPVIASGGIHNLGDIKSLLDAKAPGIIGAITGRAIYEGTLDVAQAQAFCDSYKG encoded by the coding sequence ATGCTGATTATTCCCGCTATCGATCTCAAAGACGGTGCCTGTGTTCGTCTGCGCCAGGGTCGCATGGAAGATTCCACGGTGTTCTCCGATGACCCGGTGAGCATGGCTGCCAAGTGGGTGGAAGGCGGTTGCCGCCGTCTGCATCTGGTCGACCTGAACGGTGCTTTCGAAGGTCAGCCGGTCAACGGCGAAGTAGTTACCGCCATCGCCAAGCGCTACCCGAATCTGCCTATTCAGATCGGCGGCGGTATCCGTTCCCTGGAAACCATCGAACACTACGTGAAAGCGGGCGTGAGCTACGTGATCATCGGCACCAAAGCCGTGAAAGATCCGGCTTTCGTTGCTGAAGCCTGCCGCGCGTTCCCGGGCAAAGTGATCGTCGGTCTGGACGCCAAGGACGGTTTTGTCGCCACCGACGGCTGGGCTGAAATCAGCACCATTCAGGTGATTGACCTGGCCAGGCAATTCGAAGCCGACGGCGTATCCGCGATCGTTTATACCGACATCGCCAAAGACGGCATGATGCAGGGCTGCAACGTTTCATACACTGCCGCCCTGGCCGCGGCGACGAAGATTCCGGTGATCGCTTCCGGCGGTATCCACAATCTGGGTGACATCAAGTCGCTGCTCGACGCCAAGGCGCCAGGCATCATCGGCGCCATCACCGGCCGGGCGATTTACGAAGGCACCCTCGATGTCGCGCAAGCGCAAGCTTTCTGCGATTCGTACAAAGGCTGA